From the genome of Ictalurus punctatus breed USDA103 chromosome 5, Coco_2.0, whole genome shotgun sequence:
tttctttctttctttctttcttttatcttatctttcttttgtttgtttcttccttCCATCttctattttgtttgtttgtttcttccttcctccctcccttcctccctcagCCAGGAAGAGCCTGTAACCTGAAATCAACCTAATTTACACAGCAAGCACATTCTGACAaccccatacacacccacaatGCTGCTCCTTAAATACATCAGCCAGCACCATGCTTCAGTGGGTTTAATCCAATATTGCAGctcaaggcaaaaaaaaaaaaaaaaaaaaaaccctttacaGCACACATTATGTTTTATAGGCTGCGTGTCTAAGCCTGTGATTTACAGGAAGAAATCTTCCATTAGTTTCATTTTTCACAGGCTGGGTACAGAAATATGTGAGCCTcaggaaaatgaaataaaataccgAGATGCGCAAAAAGCCCTTAAACTCTCaggaccaatcaggatccagattTCTATCATTCATTGTCAAAATGACAaacctttcatttatttacttttacgacattcggcagacgcccttatccagagcgacttacatttatctcatttatacaaacgagcagttgagggttaagggcctcgttCAAGGGCCCGGCCGTGGCAGTGCTGCGATTtgaagtccaacgtcttaaccactgagctaccactgccctttTACTATTTGTAAAAGTAATAACTGATCTCTGTGCACGAAACCTTCCAGTAACGCAGCTCAGCCGCTGCAGCTTGTCCGCTGGCACAGACGCACActaactcctcctccttttattaGGCGCCATAACGTTTGTCCTAATCGAATTGGCTGATcagattgttttttaaatttgactTGCTTTGGATCGCTTTCTCTCAAGTCGTTAATAAATGACTGAGAGtaacaaaatgttaattaaattcGTGTGTCTAATCGAAACTAATAAGCTTTCAAACTTCACAGCGTAGAAaactggtgtttaaaaaaaaaaaaggaataaaatgaacacttcaggaaaaaaaaaaaaaaatgcatccgCTTTTCAAGTCAGCTTTGTCTGAGCAGCCATTCCACTCTAATGAGCAGGGCAGAGTTTCACCGAGCCTCACAGCACCATTAGATGATCATTAAATGGTAGAGCGAGCATCACactaaacactctctctctctctctcccagttaaAACGATCACATCTTTGCTTTTGGGGAAATCAGCCCAGAGCTTTAAAAGCCGCAATCAATGCATAAAATTCTGAACCGAAAGCACGGCTTCTCTAATAATTTCAGTTGGATGagagtgttgtttttgttgagtTTCACTTGAAGTGTCTAATGAAGACAGCGTGGCTTTGAGGGGTTTCTTAGAATCAACGGGATGACGAATAGCATATTCTTCTGCGATTGACGTATGGAGGTGTAGAGAAGGAGGCTGTGCATGAGTCACTGGTGAGTCACTCTGGCGCATGACGTCTGTGCCTCGCaagaaatatatatgtgtggttgtgtgtgtgtgtgtatgtgtgagtgcaCAAGTACGTGTTCGTGAATGTACACCGAGTTCAATCTGTTCATATAATACATCCAAGTCCTGACTTCCTAGTGTTCTTTCCTAACCAACTATTTCGCAATGTAGTAGAGTTCCTTAAGTATAATATACAAACTCTACATTTAACTCTATTTGCGTTTAAAAGTCTGGTTATTCTCAAAAgtgtcaaatattttttttccaaactgcGGCTCAGGAGGGTCACCGTCATCATCACAAGAACTATGAGTAAGGTATGTTGTCACAAGAGATAGGTACGTAGTTATTCCCTTGTAAGTATGAATTTGTTTCGCCACTCACTGAACACCGTCTCcgcagtgaagcatggtggcggcAGCATCACTTACACgcgcattaaaaaaataaaaatttaatgacctaataaaaaaaataaataaataaataaatgataaaaagaaatgaatccaATAGAAGAGAACTGAGCGAATCAGCGATTATTTCCCCGCCGACGTTAGCATGAACAAAGCTCACTCGAGTGAAGAGACGACAACGAGGCTTGTGTTTAAATGACTTTTCCGCAGGTGACGAGATGGCGAGTGATGTGGCAACAACTAGATCAAAGATTCCCATTCACTCTGAGAGCGGATTACAGTTAGCCGGCTAGATTTCAGACGATTAGCCAGACTAGGCTCCGTTTCTCTTTAAAACCTTCTGCCTTTGGCCTCACTCTTGTCATGATCCGCGTCTCAAATCGAAAACCCCGAAAACTCAAAACCAGACCTTTCGGTAGGTTTAAGAGGTtttaataaacagttaaaagtCTCGAATAGTAgatatgtaatgtaatgtaatgtaagcaTGCAATTTGAGATACAACATTACTGCAGACATTATGTCACGTTGTGTTGTCCTGCTCCCAGTATATATTGTGGTGTTGCACAAATGTGGACGCATCGCTTTAATTTCTTAGGACACGCACAAGCGGCGTGCCAAACAACCGCAGGATACATGCTGCGGCCATTTTAACTAGCTCCTTACACATCGTGATCGCTAACGGTAGACTATAATGTAAATAGAAAGAATTCCATGTCATATCGGTGACATGTACTGCTTACGGTTTGCTTAAAGTCGAGAGTCAGAGTATGTTATAGACagaaaaatcctttttttttttttttgtctacaattttttgttgttattcagACACAGCAGTACCTGTGGGAATGAGATGGGTTCCCCAGACCACCACATGCACATCGTCTTATCTCTTCATAGAAACCGTATTAAACTGTGGTGATGAATTACTGCACATACGCTCTGCCTACTCTCAGCCAACTCACTCTTGTTCAACAGAAACGGACTGAAACCAAACCCTTTGAACAAATTATTACCCAAATCACCAACTGTAAGTGTTTACTCGGTGATTAAGTAAACACTTACTTAATCGCTATGAGAGATTAGTAACCAGtcaagaaattaaaaaataaaaactatatatGGTGGAAAAAGCTTATTATTAATGTCAGATTAGTTCTTTGTACTGTTTCCTGCTAATCTTGTCTCTCAGGAACGTTCCGTTTTGTTGTAGTGAGGTTTTGTATAAGGGTTACGAAGCTGACACGAAATTAAGGCGCACGCTACAATGACTTTTAATTCTCTAAAAAGATTTAACGGGGATGCACTGATTTTATTCGGAATATCGTATAGAGCTAATACTGATCCAAAGCTCTGGATTGTATCGGATCAGATTGAATAATACAGCATCATGCTGTGATATTGGTATTATACCGAATAGAAAATTGGTATTATAGTGAGGATGCCACACACATTAGTTAGatatttcaaatgtttattattattattattattattattattattattacacattttgctGCTGATTATTTTTTGAAGACAGAAAAAGGTCAGCCAGTTGTTTACGTAGAATTACCCAGAGGAAGATTAAATAGGAATGGAAGAAGTACAATTATAGGGCTATTACCCCACAGCACttatcagtgtgtgtattcGTATTAGTGTTTGTGCATCCACTGAAAGCTGTTGCCATGACAGCACAGCTCCTCGGCTCGCGACGGTATGTTTGTAGCTAATTAGATTGTACAGCAGCTCCGGGGCTTCCTACTCAATCGTGTATACTCTGTACATTTGCCTCGTTTCtcgctttttttattatatttaatttcatttaatgaaAAGGAAGGAtccctcatatatatatacacacgggTCATAACGATTCACATGGAAAAACCGATATAGTGAAATAGTATATGTTTTCCGTACTAGATAATAAGACACCATTATACACACTCTGTccgctttattaggaacacctgggTGAGACTCTGCATAGAGTGGATTGCGCAaggtgttggaaacattccttggGGATtgtggtccatgttgacatgatttcTTCGTAAgaattgctgcagatttgtcagctgcacatgcacgcacatcccaaaggtgctctaCTGAACTCATTGTCGTGTTCATGGGAACAGTTCGAGGTGATTGTGTTGCATGATCGTGCTGGATTTGACCATAAAGTGCAGCAACAATACTCATGCTGTGGCATTCAAATGATGTTTGGTTTAAAGGGCCCCATGTGTGCCAAGGAAACATTCCCCCACcgttacaccacctccaccagcctgaacAGCCTggacaaggcaggttgggtccatggattcatgctgttgatgccAGAGTCCGACCCTAACATCTGCATGTtgcagcagaaatcgagattcatcagaccggCCAACACTTtcccaatcttcaactgtccagttttagtTATCCTTCGCCGACTGTAGCCGcagattcatgttcttggctgacagcaGTGGAACTCGACATGGTCTTccgctgttgtagcccatccacctcgaTGTTCATCACGTTGTGGGTTCTGAGATGCgttcttttctgctcagcacggttgtaaagagcAGTTATTTGAGCTACTGTAGCCTTCCAGTcatttctgcctgcagaacCGCTGCTCactgaacgtttttttttgtcttcacaCAGTCTTGACCCGTACCTACATGATCTTAtccattgcgctgctgccacgtCATCGGCTgatttggataattgcataaatgtacAGGTGAACATTATAAGGGTTCCTCATAAAGTATGTGGTTTTATATATTGTGAAACGGTGACTTGCTTTAACATCTGGTTGTAACATGGAGATTTCTATCATAATGCAGATCTAGCACTTTGCTTGGACATGATACGCATACAATAAGTGGCATCATCATTCatgtgatgattaaaaaaaaaattaccattaTATTCCATGGAAAAATCTTGAAATCTTGCACAATCCTTGACTTGGGTTGGGTCTGCCATTCCACAGACGTTTAGTGCTAGATAATATGAGGCATAATCCTCataaaatctgatgttttcctATTTCCGGTCATCTAACctgtataataataatcctaaaaTACATTGCCTTTTTCTCATCCTGTGTTTACACTCAAGGCTATTACGCAGAGCAGCATACAGTAAATCAACACACTTATCTATCCAGTATCACTGAACACAAAGTGATGTTTGTTATTCCATGTCCCGAGATTGATAACTCCATGATAACGGACATCCATGAAATAACCAGGGGCAtcgttttaaacaaaaaaacaaatcctgTTAATCATTAATAACCCTCGGGCTTGATATTTAACCTTCATCGTAATAGGGTCTAAATTTAGAATCATGTGCCTTTGTAACCTGCGTGCGTTTTTTGTCCGCTGGAAACAACAGAGCTTGCCTCCCAGATCTTTCCAGACTTTATGAGGCGACAAGGCTGTGTTGCCTGGTGATGAACGTGGGTGCGTTTACTTCACCTCGCAAGTCAAACATCCACCCAGCACAAATGATCACCATCGACCGACCAGATGGTCACGTGGTCGGATCATTATCGTGAACGGTTGGAGATGCCCTGAGAGGCGTTTTAGATGGGGTTTATGTGCGTATGTATTTGTGAATGCCATGAAATGCATGGTCGTGAATTAATATTCAATACAAGCCATTTCTCTCATACACATTTCAGATGGTTTATACatcatttcttctgtttagacactgataaaaaaaaagaaaaaagaaaaaagaaaagaagcatTTGACATGTACGGTGATTACAATCTAAGAGATATTTAGTAACATAATTCGGTTGTATATTTTAAATAGTATTGAATATTAAGCAAAAATGATAATACATAATGGGATGTAAAGCAAATGCTCATTTCCTATTAATGACTTTGTAAACACCTCATTgcaaagatagaaaaaaaaaatatatagtatgtGTGGTGTGCTTACCATCTTAAAtaagtgtgtgatgtgtgtgtgtgtgtgtgtgtgttaccttggCCTCCAGCAGCGGACTCTGGAGGAAAGCCACGCAGAAGAGGAGCAGTATGGAGCTAGTGTGAGGGCCCGACATCCTGCAGGAGAGAATGAAGCTGCCCCTTATGACAGAGAGATACACCGCCACTGAGCTCTGGACCACGGATGGAGCGATCCagaaggagggagggggagagagtgaaCAAGAGCGAGCGAGGGAGGGcgaggaagaaaggaagaagggGAGGAGCCTGTCTCTAAATAAAGAGGGATGAGAAAGCACTCCTGGGAGAAGCGAGAGGCAGAATGAGCAGGACAGAAAgtacatgagagagagagaataataaaGATAAACGTGTGAATGCGGGTTGCATGAGATAGACGTGTACCTTGCAGAACGAGAAGCAAGGCGAGACTCATCGTGAACGAACTGCCTTGCCGCAATATCAGGGCTCAAGAAAGACACATTAGTGTGAAATGTATATAacaattttaaattattaaaatgtacatattaaaATCAATGCTAGATATTTTTAACCTAACATGGATAAAAATAAGCAGCAAATTGATTGGAAAAACACTTCATGGTTCATGTCGATCATGCAGCAGAAAACCATTCGTCATTGGgcgcttgagcaaggcctttaaccctctctgctccagggggcgctgtatcatggctgaccctgcgctctgaccccaacttcctaacatgctggggtatgcgaagaaaagaatttcactatgctgtaatgtatccgtgaccaataaagactcattatccttattcattcattcattcattcatatctgTAATCCTGCCTTCTCAGAGGAAGATAAATACTCATCCCTTCAGGGTAGAGATGCTGGACTATGTTAAAGCACgttcatttttttctgctcGAAACTGATCAACATTATAAGCAAACAGTTTCAGTGTCAGTTCTGCAAAACCAACCAAGTATTTATAAAAAGTCATAAATAAGCCCAATAATTCAAATATTCCACTGAACTGTTGGGAAAAGTATGCGTAATgtcttttaaaaacaatataataataaagatgataaaaaaaaaaaaaatgtaaacaaatgcaaacaaaattcTGTGgaaaggcattttttttttaaatcgctcTTACAATCCATGTTGCTGCATTTGACCCAATAGGAGGATGCACATGTTAAATCTCTTTATGAACATGATTATAAATAttgtgtgtaggtgggtgggGTTTTAATCATAAGAACAATTTATGAACAAGATTTAACTGCTGGGGCCTGAGACGCTTCATACTGGGACTGGACCTTGTCTTAAGAGGAAGCAATAATGCAGCACTGTTATAGTGAGAGCCTCCAAATTTATGTTTATTAACATACAAAAAATAGCAATATAAATGGAATCATATCCATTGGTATGTGACTTCAGAAGATTTCCGTGAGTACGTGCATACACAATgaagaatacatttatttataagaaaGTTCACAATACAAAAAGGACACTAGTAGATCatcaagtaaggaataaatcactttggccatgctgctgtaggaaaataatcaatgtcggggtggtgtgatgaagtggaatTACCTGTGCAATCACCTGCAAATCGATAATGTTCCAAAGttctttatttctattataCCACAGATATAATAAAACAgctgtaatatttttttctctctgttataaaaaataaattaaaaaaatcatcatgTCATGTTGCCGAGGAACCATAATGCATGAACTCCTCTGTTCTAAAGGCTTTCCTGTGTCTGAAAACatccagctttacctctgactgctacaaaccaccgacactggagactccttccctacatgctaaacaaaaaaaatgcctcCTTTCTGAAAACGTCACCAGAATCGGCTTTTTGGACCGATCAGGAtcgagaatttaacagcgctgCGGTGCGAGTGCTAATAATAGTGCAACTTTGACATGTTTTTGATGAAAAAAAACCGGAGACCTCATATTTAACTGATTTCAAGTCGGtcaacacagacaaaacaaagaaCTTTTTGGCTATTGATTGGAAAgcagtaaatggtctgcacttatatagagtttttatccaaagcgcttgacactggttctcattcgcGCATTcacatgcaaggcgctagcttgccatcgggtgcagcttggggttcagtgtcttgcccaaggacacttcggcatgtggcgtcacgtgggccgggaatcgaaccgccaaccctacgattagtggacgacccgctctaccgcctgaaccacagccgcctcATATATAAGCAGTAACCATATATATGGCTGGATCCTGAACAAGACCATTAACACACAAACGCTCACCTTCATCCGGTCTTAACTGCAAgccactttggataaaagcatcacacaaatgtgtaaatgtaaatattataaaatcaGTACACTGGTTAAGACGCCGGAGACtaataaacagaattaaaatgaCTAATACAACACATTCAACACGGATAATTAATGAGCTACTAAGTATCATTTATAACCATACAATAATATTCAGCCCTTTTCTAGCATTAGTGCTGCTAGTTGTCATGACGATTGTTAGAAATCCTTGATTGGTATTTAATGTGATCAGTTTTAATGTTGGGTGTGACAAtacaatgtttgtgtttcatgCATGCACTATCTGGTAGTAGAGCAGATTTTATGCAAGGATaataagacaaatgtgtgtgtgtgtgtgtgtgtgtatgtatatatatatatatatatatatatacatacacacgtttAGGCCAATTAATTACAATCCTGAAGAAATGCAGGGCTTAAAATtgaacattttgttaaaaaaaaataattgtgccACTAGTTGGTAACTTTTGGTTCTTATATAGTgcaagttgtttatttttttctttttaaaagatgTAGACAACACCATTATGATGccgtttaattaaaaatgtattatattttatcAAAATGCTTCCATGCTTCAGGATAAATGGAAATGAAGCAAATGAAGCACAGCCACAGCAGCACACAACCATTAAATGCAGCCATGCTTTCATtgacctttttaaaaacaaacaaacaaacaaacaaacaaacaaaaaaaaacacacacaacataaaaaaaacacaccttgctgatttcacatttaattacatatatTTGATAAAATGCAAGGTTTTATGGCACAATTTGGTCATACTTaggcaaagaaaaaacaaccaCTGGTCAAAATATTAAGAAAAACGATGGCAATGATCCGTTCGAGAGCCGAGTGAGTCGGTCTGagccaaatgatctgactcGCTTAAAAACAAGCCAGATTTCCCATTACTAGTAATGTTACAGAGCtgctcatctttttttttttttttttaaagatgataataataataataataataataataataataataataataatgagatagGTTATATGGTATGTACTAAACTAAATACTTgtactaaataaaatgtcaaaatagtACACAACTTCATATACGCCAGTGGAGTACTATTTACCGTGATAGTATGTGGTTTGTGACGGAGCATTCATTTAAGGCAAGTAAAGGCAACACGAGTTCCGTATGGTTTATATTCACAGCTTGTGAAATCCTAGGACGGACCAAATATTTCAACGTATATTAAGTGGAAACAAATCGGGTTAAAAAGTGATGGAACAGACTGCGGCTGAGAATCTAAAAGACTGCCAAGAAGAAACTGTTAACGAAAAGCAGAGAATTGTCTTGATATGTGACTATAGCCTACTAGGATGCAATAATCAGCTGATTAGCCCAGTGGGCCGCAGCCCCCTTgtgggccgccagggggcgcccagagggcctcaacaatttggtcagAGCCACtaagcccatccctcccactagtatgttttctctttcccactctcagacaaacacacacacacacacacacacacacacacacaatcaattcctaatgtaatgtaatgtaatgtaatgtaatgtaaagatataattattaataaaaaaatgggatatattcagaagtctgtatttttaatgtgttttaaagacatcttgcaaaagggcggcctcagtcaaatgttaatgccattcgaggggccttgccctggaaaagtttgggaacctctgGATTAGCCTACATTGGTAGCCAGCTAGCATTGATGTGTCGTTTGTGaacgagtcgactctttgaaCCGGCTCTTTCAAGCGAACGCTAGGGTTCAACTCGCGTGAAGAGCTGTACGAGATGCTTTCAGGATTTTGCTGAGAATTTGTGTTCGATTCCCTAAATGTTGTTAATTACATACATGCGTACTGTAAAGATCAATGAAGACTATCACAGTGTAAAGACGATCGGTCTTCATTTGGTGTTTTTGTCTGGTAAAAATGCTGAATTACGGCATTACATGACCGAGCAGCAGCATTTGGCCGGGTAGTCGTCAGTGTACACGGTGTTCTCGTTCCCAAACACAAAGAAAAGGTAGGACTTCCCTTTCCAAGCGTAGTGCACCCGGGTGATGGGGATCAGCTCGATGGTGTGACGCTGCAGTAGGGAAGATTCTCAAATCAGTAATGCCACAATGACTACTGATAAAAGcgctaatgcaaataaaatttcatttcaaatgatgCTCGAGTGTCAGTAACAAAGCTGATTAGTTAAgagtaaaacacttgggggcgGAGTAAagataaacagacacacactcctAATTCTTGCATGAAATCTTATATAAAATTGCACTGTATTTTGATTCTCTGGTAATATTAGTGGTACCACTACATCAGACGTAAAGACTAGCAGTACCTGCTGCAGAATGCGCGAAGTCTGGAAATATTTGGATTGATGTTCTCGTATTAAACGCTCAGACGCTTGGTTCAACGAAGGGTCGGGGAAACCCATCACCGGGTaaagctgtaacacacacacacacacacacacacacacacacacaaaacacaatcaACAAACTGTTTAATTCAGTCACTCTACCATATGTACAGAAGGCGTTTATGGACGTTTAtggtgcgcgcgtgtgtgtgtgtgtgcattattaTTACCATGTGCTGGGAGTCCGTGAACATCGCCCTTCCGGTGACCTGATTGAGATTCTCCGATTTCAGACCGCTCAACTGCTCCACCACGTAATCATTTTTAGTAGTAGTCCTGAGGAGAGCAAGACATGACCAGACCTCACACTTCAGATCCAGTACTGCAAATGAATTCTTCAGTACTGAAATTTCTAAATggtcataattaaaaaaaaaaaaacttcagtggTGTGTTTTCATTGTTAGAAGAAGAATTCTGAGAATTCAATGTGGATTCATTGCTGCAAGATGGATCAAACAAGTAAAGCAAACTAGGAAAAAATCCGAGAAAGCTGCATTTCTAAACGGTTAATTAGACGTCGGTACATTTAGATTATTTGTATACACTGTAGAAGGTGGAGAGTAATTATTTAAACGGATCCATTTAAAGCATATTTGGTCAGACTTTATAACACAACGACTGGTTATAGAGTCATTTTTTAATCCTTTCTGGCAATGTAAAGTTGAAAATAGGTAGATACTTTGACGTACTGAAAACCGTTACATAGGCGTGCGTGTTTATCATATTCGGAATATTTCATGCCGCCTCACTCTCTTTGGGAACGCATGTCTAgtctattgaagaaaaaaaaacgctctTGGACGCTGGAGATCTCACCACTGGATCTTGAGTGTGATGAAGACGAGGAGCTGACGCTTCCCTCGACACGTTTCACATTCGCGGGAGCCGTGTCCGTGGCACCAGGTACAGCTGcacatacaccacacacacacacacacacacacacacacacacaccggttaAAACATGACATCATAAACCCCCCCCATGGTAAATACGCTTGCATTGGGAACAGCTGTATACTGTAACAGTTAGGAATCTTACTTTTCTCTTCCACGGCCGTTACAGTGCGTGCAGCGGTCAGTTCCGTGGCGAAACCCACTACCGTTACACACCCAGCAGACTTTCTGAAAGTggatcacatttacacacatcatTCACATCGTCAGCGCATGTTAAAATACGGAGTCATGTACCGAAGTAACTTTTGAAATATGACTCACATTCCCAGAGCCTGCACAATCCTTACATGGCTTTCTTCCCATGCCCATACAGACATGACAGTTCTATggataatcacacacacacacacacataaatatctcacacacagcaatgataaactccttatttaatttaaaaccatCAGGTCAACTGGTGGCCATGATGGGACACATTTGTTGACTGCTTTCATGTAAACCTTTGAGACATTGTAAGATAATGTAGTAAATGAAATTCAAAGCAAGATCATGTTGATAACTAACCCGTACACTGGGACAGTGGTAGTTGTCTATGATGAGTCTGGGACAGTGGTAGGTGTCTATGATGAGTCTGGCACAGTGATGGTGTCTATGATGAGTCTGGGACAGTGGTAGGTGTCTATGATGAGTCTGGGACAGTGGTAGGTGTCTATGATGAGTCTGGGACAGTGATGGTGTCTATGATGAGTCTGGGACAGTGATGGTGTCTATAATGAGTCTGGGACAGTGATGGGTATCTATGATGAGTCCGGGACAGTGATGGTGTCTATGATGAGTCCGGGACAGTGATGGTGTCTATGATGAGTCCGGGACAGTGGTAGGT
Proteins encoded in this window:
- the ssuh2rs1 gene encoding protein SSUH2 homolog isoform X2 is translated as MSGGPAAPSAPPAGFYDTVPGYEGTLAGGGGGFLPPPIPSAPLPAQDNLPAQPNWNISSITEEVAREAFVSFSSSKCCYSSAPARDGVITNLEPFNTYRYRLETFTETRSTEWSQEPYTGQPVDAFIQPAPAPWAITAQTPNFFQDQTQNIRVPYTSSVKNCHVCMGMGRKPCKDCAGSGNKVCWVCNGSGFRHGTDRCTHCNGRGRENCTWCHGHGSRECETCRGKRQLLVFITLKIQWTTTKNDYVVEQLSGLKSENLNQVTGRAMFTDSQHMLYPVMGFPDPSLNQASERLIREHQSKYFQTSRILQQRHTIELIPITRVHYAWKGKSYLFFVFGNENTVYTDDYPAKCCCSVM
- the ssuh2rs1 gene encoding protein SSUH2 homolog isoform X1, with the protein product MERRPVFNDYGATHGTDNPGYMPSASSTPAMSGGPAAPSAPPAGFYDTVPGYEGTLAGGGGGFLPPPIPSAPLPAQDNLPAQPNWNISSITEEVAREAFVSFSSSKCCYSSAPARDGVITNLEPFNTYRYRLETFTETRSTEWSQEPYTGQPVDAFIQPAPAPWAITAQTPNFFQDQTQNIRVPYTSSVKNCHVCMGMGRKPCKDCAGSGNKVCWVCNGSGFRHGTDRCTHCNGRGRENCTWCHGHGSRECETCRGKRQLLVFITLKIQWTTTKNDYVVEQLSGLKSENLNQVTGRAMFTDSQHMLYPVMGFPDPSLNQASERLIREHQSKYFQTSRILQQRHTIELIPITRVHYAWKGKSYLFFVFGNENTVYTDDYPAKCCCSVM